The following proteins are co-located in the Methanomicrobiales archaeon genome:
- the nadX gene encoding aspartate dehydrogenase — protein sequence MKRVGLLGCGNVGQIIAQHQDGFEIAALYDKVEERARDLAARYGGTAFRDFESFVSGEFDIVVEAASVGAVRCYGERVLEHGKDIVILSVGALADAEYAERLAETARRCGRRVRIPSGAIVGLDNLKIGQISNLRRLLLRTTKSPQSLRIDAGERMLIFKGTANDCIRQFPRNINVAVALGLAAGRQAEVEIWVDPAVERNIHEIFAEGEFGDIYIRVNNVPSPENPATSYMAALSILTLLKNLDEPLVVGT from the coding sequence ATGAAACGGGTTGGGTTGCTCGGATGCGGCAACGTCGGGCAGATCATCGCCCAGCACCAGGATGGCTTCGAGATTGCTGCGCTCTATGACAAGGTGGAGGAGAGAGCGCGCGATCTCGCTGCCCGGTACGGGGGCACAGCCTTCCGGGACTTCGAGTCGTTTGTATCGGGGGAGTTCGACATCGTTGTAGAGGCCGCGTCCGTCGGGGCCGTGCGGTGCTACGGCGAGAGGGTGCTGGAGCACGGCAAGGATATCGTCATCCTCTCCGTCGGCGCCCTTGCGGATGCGGAGTATGCAGAGCGCCTGGCGGAGACCGCCCGCAGGTGCGGGCGGAGGGTCCGCATCCCGAGCGGCGCGATCGTCGGCCTCGACAACCTCAAGATCGGGCAGATCTCGAACCTGCGGCGGCTCCTTCTCCGCACGACCAAGAGCCCGCAGTCGCTCCGGATCGATGCCGGCGAACGGATGCTGATCTTCAAAGGCACCGCCAACGACTGCATCCGCCAGTTTCCAAGAAACATCAACGTGGCCGTGGCGCTGGGTCTTGCCGCCGGGCGGCAGGCGGAAGTCGAGATATGGGTGGATCCCGCGGTGGAGCGCAACATCCACGAGATCTTCGCCGAGGGCGAATTCGGCGACATCTACATCCGGGTGAACAACGTGCCGAGCCCCGAGAATCCCGCCACCAGCTATATGGCCGCCCTCTCCATCCTCACGCTCCTGAAGAATCTGGATGAGCCCCTCGTCGTGGGAACCTGA
- the nadA gene encoding quinolinate synthase NadA produces the protein MDTEIQDLKKAKRAVVLAHNYQLPEIQENADVVGDSLELAIRAREATADILVVCGVDFMAETAKILNPDRKVLIPVREATCPLAHMLTAEMLREARAAFPEAAVVVYVNSTAEAKALADVTCTSANAVAVVRSLEARDVIFAPDANLAAYVQKQVPEKRIIPIPPGGHCYVHTQFTVEDVGEARAAGRTIVCHPECDPAVQALSDYVASTGGMTRLARMHEVWSVFTEREMTYRLRTLFPDRTFVAKEGAICYDMKKTTLEDLRRSLRDEVFEVTLPREVMDRARGAIERMVSVSR, from the coding sequence ATGGATACGGAGATACAGGATCTGAAGAAGGCCAAAAGAGCCGTCGTGCTCGCCCACAACTATCAGCTCCCCGAGATCCAGGAGAACGCCGATGTGGTGGGCGACAGTCTGGAGCTCGCGATCCGTGCACGGGAGGCGACCGCAGACATCCTGGTCGTCTGCGGGGTCGATTTCATGGCGGAGACCGCCAAGATTCTCAATCCCGACAGGAAGGTGCTCATTCCGGTGCGGGAGGCAACCTGCCCCCTCGCCCACATGCTCACGGCGGAGATGCTCCGGGAGGCGAGAGCTGCGTTTCCGGAAGCCGCGGTCGTCGTCTACGTGAACAGCACCGCCGAGGCGAAGGCGCTCGCGGACGTGACCTGCACCTCCGCCAATGCGGTGGCGGTCGTGCGGTCGCTGGAAGCGCGGGACGTGATCTTTGCGCCGGATGCGAACCTCGCCGCCTACGTGCAGAAACAGGTTCCGGAGAAGCGGATCATCCCCATCCCCCCCGGAGGGCACTGCTATGTCCACACGCAGTTCACGGTGGAGGATGTCGGGGAGGCGCGGGCTGCAGGGCGGACGATCGTCTGCCACCCGGAGTGCGATCCCGCGGTCCAGGCACTCTCCGACTACGTCGCGTCGACGGGAGGCATGACCCGCCTCGCCCGCATGCACGAGGTGTGGTCCGTCTTCACCGAGCGGGAGATGACGTACCGGCTGCGGACGCTCTTCCCCGACAGGACCTTCGTCGCCAAGGAGGGGGCGATCTGCTACGACATGAAGAAGACCACGCTCGAGGATCTGCGCCGCTCGCTCCGCGATGAGGTCTTCGAGGTCACGCTCCCCCGCGAGGTCATGGACCGCGCTCGCGGGGCGATCGAGCGCATGGTGTCCGTAAGCCGATGA